One window from the genome of Nicotiana tomentosiformis chromosome 5, ASM39032v3, whole genome shotgun sequence encodes:
- the LOC138892008 gene encoding uncharacterized protein, with amino-acid sequence MVYGLGNLPLHIYDDLARDFVKQFQYNVDIALDKNSLSNMKKKIAKSFREYAIKWREQVARVKPPMDEAEMVTVFLQAQEADYFQNMMSALGKPFVEAIKIGEMVENGLKTGRILSQAA; translated from the coding sequence ATGGTATATGGATTAGGAAATCTCCCACTGCACATATATGACGATTTAGCTAGGGATTTTGTCAAACAGTTCCAGTACAACGTCGACATCGCTCTAGACAAAAACTCCCTGTCTAATATGAAGAAGAAAATCGCGAAAAGTTTTCGCGAGTATGCTATCAAATGGCGCGAGCAGGTCGCTAGAGTGAAACCACCCATGgacgaagcagaaatggttacAGTCTTCTTGCAAGCCCAAGAAGCTGATTACTTCCAGAATATGATGTCCGCTTTGGGCAAACCATTTGTTGAGGCCATCAAAATCGGGGAGATGGTAGAGAACGGATTGAAAACCGGCCGGATATTGAGTCAAGCTGCCTAG